ATATACCCTCAGAAGTGCTGAGAATGACATGAATTCCAAATTTTATTCATGGGCATGCTTTAAGGCCCAGCAGGCTGCGGAGTACGCCGTCAAAGCTTTGCTCTTTGGGCTTGGGGTCATGGCTTACGGCCATTCAATAAAGAGACTGCTCGACATACTATCCAAAGAGATCGAGGTTCCAGAGGAGCTTTTTGACAATGCCAGGATGCTGGACAGGCATTATATCCCCCCACGATACCCGGACGCATACATAGAAGGTGCTCCCTACGAGTACTACGGGGAAAAGGATGCCCTTGAGGCCATCAATTCTGCACGCGAGGTCATCGCCTTCGTCAGGAGGGTGGCCGATGAGGTCAAGTGAACTGCCCTACGAGGGAGACGTTAAGAAGTACGTGGAAGCCCTCAAAGGTGCACTCCGGCCTAAATTAGTATTGCTTTACGGTTCACTGGCAAGGGGAACCTTCGGGCTTGGCAGTGACGTGGATATACTCGTGATATCAGAAAACCTCCCCAAAAACCCAAACGAACGCTTAAAGCTTCTCTACGAGCTCGACAGAACCCACGCGCCTATAGATGCCAAAGCATACACTCCAGAAGAAGTTAAGAGGATGCTCCTCAAGGGACACCCACTCATAATGGACGCTCTGGCGGATGGGAAGGTTCTCTACGCCGATGAAGATTATCTAAGAGAGATTATGGCGATGTTCAAGATGGCCAAGAAGAAATTCCGCCGTTTTGAGAGGGGCTGGATTAGAATTGAGAGGTGAAACCGATGGAATCGCGCCGTGAGGAGGAGATAACGCCCGTTGACATTCTCCTCCAGCTCGTCACCATGGGCAAGGTCGATCCGTGGAACATAGACATCGTTGACCTGACCGAGAAGTACATCGAACGGCTGAGGGAGATGAAGGAGCTCGACCTCCGCGTCTCGGCGAGGGCCATCCTAGCGGCGTCAATCCTCGTCAGGATGAAGAGCGAGGCCCTGCTCCACGCCGACGAGGAGGAAGAGGAGGAGCACCACGAAGAGCGCATACGGGTGGAAGTTGAACCCTTGGCCCCTCCGCTCAGGAGGGTCGAGCGCTACTACACCTTCGACGACCTCCTGGATGCCCTCATGGACGCCCTTGAGGAGGCCGAGAAGAGGAAGCCGCGGAAGAGGAAGAAGGTCGAGATAGAGGAGGAGGTCTTCGTCGTCGACGACTTCCGCGTTGACATCGAGAAGCACGTCTACAGGCTCCACGAGATAGTCGTGAACATGTACCGGGAAACTAGGGAGCCGATAAACTTCTGGGACCTAGTCTTCGACCCAACGCCGAAGATAGTGGCCAGAACCTTTCTCTACCTGCTGTTCCTCTCCAACATGGGCAAGGTTGACCTCATTCAGGAGGAGCCGTTTGGTGAGATATTTGTAGTTCCGGTTGAGGAGGCTTGATTTCTTTCCTCCCTCTTTGCCGGTCTTATCGTTATGACCAGCAGGGGTTCTTCGCTCCCTATGTAGAGGCTCTTCTTTTCCCGGTTCATGTAGAAGCAGTACCTTCCGTTCGGAAGGCCTTCAACGAATTTCCGGGGGACTGTATGCCTGACCATTCTCCCATCGAAGAAGACGCAGTCGTAGGCCTGCGAAATCCCGGAGACCCTCTCTCTGATTTCCTCAATGGACAGCATCTCGCATTCGAGCTTGGCACAGATTAGGCTCCTCCTCCCGTCCGTGAAGATTACCACCCTCTCGTTCACGTCAATTCTCTGCGAGCGATCGAGGAAGCCCCACAGTGCAGAATACACCCGCTCAAGTCTTTTCTTTTTCGCCAGCCTTTTGACGAGCCTCTCCCGGGCGTGCCTCGTGAGGAGCATACCCTAACTTCGTCCGAGAATTTATAAACTTCGCCGAGGATATAGGCACATGTATCTCCGCCGCGATATAATCGAGCCCCGCGTTTATCAGGAGGTAATCTACGCCCGCTGTAAGGAGACCAGCTGCCTCGTGGTTCTCCCAACGGGGCTGGGAAAGACGTTGATAGCGATGCTCATAGCCGATTACAGGCTCTCGAAGTACGGTGGTAGAGTCCTCATGCTCACCCCGACGAAGCCCTTAGCGCTCCAGCACGCCGAGAGCTTCAGGCGGCTCTTTGACCTCTCTCCGGAGAAGATAAACGTCCTTACAGGCGAGCTCTCGCCCAAGCAGAGGGCAGAGCTGTGGGAGAGGAGTGTTATCGTTACTGCCACGCCCCAGACCGTTGAAAACGACATCCTCACCGGAAAAATCTCCTTAGAGGACGTTGTTCTGCTCGTTTTTGACGAGACCCACAGGGCGGTGGGGAACTACTCCTACGTCTTCATAGCCGGGGAGTACCTTAAAACCGCTAAACACCCGCTCGTGCTCGGCCTCACGGCCTCCCCTGGGAGCGACGAGGAGAGGATACGTGAGATTGTGAAGAACCTCGGGATAGAGCGCATCGAGATTAGGACGGAGAGCTCGCCCGACGTCAAACCCTACGTGCAAAGAATGAGCTTCGAGTGGGTGAAGGTCGAGCTCCCCGGCATCTACAAGGAGGTGCGGAAGCTCCTCCGGGAGATGCTCAAGGAGAGCCTCAAGCCCCTTGCCCAGTTCAGGCTCGTCTCGACCTACTCGCCGGACATCTCAAAGAGGGAAGTCCTACAGGCGGGCTCGAAGATAAACCAGGAGGTCGCGCGGGGCAACTACGAGCTCGGCCGGCTTAGAATGTACCAGGCCAAGGCGGTGAAGCTGCAGCACGCGATAGAACTGCTTGAGACTCAGGGGCTGACGGCTCTCCGTGCCTACCTCAAGAAGCTCAGGGAGGACAGGAGGACGAAATCCAGCAGGCAGCTCATGGAAGATCCGCGCATGAGGAAGGTGATATACCTCCTCGTCCAGGCGAAGGAGCTCGGCCTCGACCACCCGAAGATGGAGAGCATGTTGAGTCTGATTAAGGAACAGCTGAAGAAAAAGCCGAACTCAAAAATCATAGTCTTCACGAACTACCGCGACACCGGGAGGAAGATCGTCGAGGTTCTCCGCGGTGAGGGAGTAACAGCCGAGCGCTTCATCGGCCAGGCGAGCAGGAGCAACGACCGGGGGATGAGCCAGAGGGAGCAGAAAGAAGTCCTCGACAGGTTCTCGCGCGGTGAGTTCAACGTTTTGGTGGCCACGAGCGTTGGCGAGGAGGGCCTTGATGTTCCGGAGGTCGATCTCGTCGTCTTCTACGAGCCTGTGCCCTCGGCCATAAGGAGCATCCAGAGGCGCGGAAGAACCGGGAGGCACAGGCCGGGAAGGGTCGTTATACTGATGGCCAAAGGGACCCGCGACGAGGCCTACTACTGGAGCTCAAGGCGAAAGGAGAAGGGCATGTTCGAGGCTATAAAAAAGATAGCCCGTGAACTTGAAAAAGCTCATCCACACCGGGCTGAAATAAGGGGAAAGGTTCCGGAGCGTGTTGAGATGCCTTCGAAGGGGAAGATAACCCCGCTCGATGAGTTCCTGAAGCCGAAGGAAAAGTCAGAAAAGGCCACGGAAAAAGAGAAAAAAGCCGAGAAACCCACGCCTTCTAAGGAAGTCTACGAGAAGCTCCCGATAAAGCCGGTTTTTGTGAAAAAACCGAAGGGGATAGTCGTTTACGTTGACAACCGCGAGCTTAGAAGCGGCGTTCCAAAGCACCTGAAGGAGCTCGGGGCCGAGATAGAGGTCAGGACTCTCGATGTGGCCGACTACGTTGTGAGCGAGGAGGTCGGGATAGAGAGGAAGAGCGCCAACGACTTCATACAGTCCATCATAGACGGCAGGCTCTTCGACCAGGTGGAGCGCTTAAAGAGAGCCTACGAGAAGCCTGTGATAATCATAGAGGGCGAGCTTTACGGTATAAGGAACGTTCACCCCAACGCCATTAGGGGTGCCATAGCGGCGGTAACCCTCGACTGGGGTGTGCCGATACTGTTCTCCTCCGGAACTGAAGAGACTGCCCAGTTCATTTACCTCATGGCCAAGCGCGAGCAGGAGGAGAGAAAGAAGGAGGTTCGCCTGAGGAGCGAGAAGAAGGCGCTAACCCTCGCCGAGAGGCAGCGTTTGATAGTTGAGGGCCTCCCCTACGTCTCGTCCACACTCGCGAAGAGGCTCCTCCGGCACTTCGGAAACGTTGAACGGGTTTTCACTGCCACGGAGGAGGAGCTCCAGGAAGTCGAGGGAATAGGCAAAAAGAAGGCGAGGGAGATAAGAAAGGTGATCACCGCACCCTACGTCGAGGACGAGGACAAAGCTTAAGTCTGGATTTGGGGAAATTACACTGCCCCCGGGAAACCGCGGGGGATGAGCGCCTCGGCGAGCTGTGATTCCCCTTCGCTCCCCGGGGGCACACTTCCCGGTTACCTCGTGACGATGGCGTTCACCCCAGCCGCGGCCAGGGTTAGTAGCTCAAAGATTTTGTAGGCTTCCTCAAGGGTTCTGGCCTCGAACTCGACCGTCTTTCCGTCAAGGCGCTTCACGAAGGGCAGCAGTTCGGCCGTGTCAGCCATGTCGCTTCTAAGGAAGCGAACCTTAACGTGGACCGGCTCTTTAGTCACGAGCGGCTTTGCCTCTCCCATCTTCAGCCTCTCAACGGCTTCTATAACTCCCTCCCTCAGCATGGCCTTTATCCTGCGCATTCCGGGGCTCTTGGCGGCGTAACGCGAGGGGGACTCCTTGAAGGGGACGCCAACTGCCCAGGGGGTGAATGTTTTAACGTCGGTCTCTATGAGCCTCCTGTCTCCGCCCACCAAGATTACAGGAATCCCCCAGCTACCAAGGAGATAAGAATTCAGCAGGAACTCGCTCACTTCAACGCCGTTAATTTCCAGACTGTCTATTGACGCTCCACTGTAGGTGTGGTCAAAGGTCGCTCTATCGGTACCCGCCTTGGCGTGGTAGCCAAGGAAGAGAGCTGCGTCACTCCCCCTTGCAAAGGCCACCATGCTGAGCGGCCTTGGGAAGCCCCTCACCAGCTCGATGTAGTCCGGCGTGTCCTCTGGCAGTATATTTACCATCGGCCCGTGGCTGTCCGCTATGATGATCTCCTCAAAGCCCAGCTCGTGGTGCAGTGTTTCCGCGGTGACCTTTACTATCTCGGTCGCTATCTTCCTGGCCTCCGAGTAAAGCGCTCCCTTCACGAACAGGTGCTGCCTGCTGACTATGTATGGCAGGCCCTCAAGGTCGAGGGATATGAATGCACGCATCGGCATCACCACGATAAAAATCGAAGCGGTAAAAGATAAGTCTTGTGGTGGATGACATAACTGGTGGGAATATATGGCACGAAATTCGATAATTCCCACTTATGAAAAGGGTTATATAGGCTTTCTTTCATAAAATAGAGTGGTGATTGGTATGCAAATCGTTGAACTCGACATTAAATTGCCCTACGAAGGAAGGGGAAAGATTCTGAACCGTCTTTATGAAAAGGTTAGGGGCAAGATTCGGGACATACACTTCTTCCCGCCGACACTGGAGGGTATTAGCGAAATCAGGATGGAGATAGTCGAAGATGACGCTCCGAAGCTCCTCTCCGAACTCAAGAGAATAATCAAGAACGGAAAGATAACCTTCAGGGTTCTCTCCGAGGCTTAGCCCTTTATACCCTTATTGAGCTCCTCTAGCTTTTCTCTGGCCTTCTCAAGCGAGCCGGCCTTTTCTATAGCAGTTCCGGTGACGATTATATCCGCCCCGGCTTCGACCGCTTTTCCTGCCTGCTCCCCGGTTCTTATGCCACCCCCGACTATGAGGGGAACGTCTATGACGCGCTTAACGAGGGATATCATCTCGGGCGGAACGGGCTCCCTCGCCCCGCTTCCGGCCTCAAGATAAACGAGGCGCATTCCGAGATACTGGCCGGCTAGGGCGTAGGCCGCCGCAATCTTCGGCTTGTGCCTCGGGATTGGTTTGGCGTCACCGATCCAGCCTACCGTTTCTCCGGGTTCAACAATCAGATACGCCATTGGTATGGGCTCTATGCCGTAGCGCTTGACCGTGAACGCCCCCAGGGCCTGGGATCCGGTTATGAAGAAGGGGTTGGTTGAGTTCAGCAGGCTCATGAAGAATATGGCATCGGCGTGTTTACTTATCCCGCCGTGGGAACCGGGAAAGAGTATCGTTGGAAGACTTGAGCTCTCTTTTATGGCCTTTACAACGCCATCCAGAACGTCTCCTTCGGCTCCTGTGGAGCCGCCTACCATTATGGCGTCAACGCCGACTTCCTCGCTCATCCTTGCTATCTCTCCGGCCACTTCGGGGGTAACGTCGTCTGGGTCAATGAGAACAAAGTGGAGCTTTTCCCTTTTGAGCTTTTCATGGATGTACGACTCTACTCTCCCCAGTTCAAGCTTCATTTTTTCCACCGAATTCTATAGCTTCCCTCTCGCTTTTAATCCTTTTCCATTTCAGACGGAGATTTTCGAGTATCCCAACCAGAATCGCGTCCGGCTCTTCCTCGAATCTGTAGAGGTTCGTCTCTACTCTAACGTCGCTCGCACCGAAGCCTTTCACGGCCTCTCCGTGCCTGGAGACCTCAACAGAGAGCTTCTCCTCCAGTCTCTTCCCGCTGGGAATCATGTACGCCCTCAGGAGTTCTGCATCTCTCAGGAGGAAGTCTATGTGCCAGTGGAGCTTTTTGTCCTTCCTGAAGTGCCTGGCGACCCTCTTCTCAAGGGAGTTCATGGCGGATCCGACATAAACGTAGTACCCTTTCCTTAAAACGAATCTCCTGCCCTTTGTGGTTATCTCCCTCTCCTCTGGCAGGTGGATAACGAGGAAGTACGCACCCTTCATGGAAACGACTCTCACCCAGGGTTTATAAACTCCTGACCCAACTCTTATCGGTGTGATGTATGGACGAAAAGAAAAAGAGGCGCCCCATCGACGAGTTTGCCTGGCAGGAGTACGACAGGGACGAGTTTGAGGAGAAGTTTCCGGCTCTGGCAAGGGAGCTTGAGGAAGAGGGTGTTCCGATAGCAGGATACAGAACGAGTGAGAAAAAGGCAATCGCGGAAGAGGATGAGATGCAGGACTTCTCAGGTTACAATCCAACGGTCATAGACTTCCTCCGGAGATGCGAAACGGACGACGAGGCTCTTGAGATAATCAACTGGATGGAGGAGCATGGTGAGATAACCCACGAGATGGCCAAAGAGCTCCGTATAACCCTCGTCCAGAAGGGTGTAAGGGCTTTCGGTTCTAAAAAAGAGTGGGGATGGTACGAGAAGCACAGAAAAAGGGAATGAGTCAGATGTTCCCTATCCTCTGAAGAACCATTCCCTCTATCCTTATCGGCTCAGTTCTCCTTGCGAAGACTATTGCTTGGTCGAGCCTCGCTTCACTCTCGGCGCGTATCGTGAATAGGGGATCGCCCTCTTTGACCTTTTCTCCAACCTTGACGTAGAGCTCTATCCCGGCTCCCTTGTCTTCGGGGGCACCGGCGGCTCTGGCTATTCCTGTGATTGCCCTGTTGTCTATCCCTGTTATATAACCGCTGGTTGGTGCAGTGAATGTGTATGTCTTATCTCCAACGGGTATCTCTTCCGGCTTAATATCTGGGTTTCCTCCCTGTTCCTCTATGATTTCTTTCATCTTATCCCAGGCTTTTCCGCTCTCAAGTATCTCTCTCGCCATTTTCTTACCCATCCCTGCGGGAGCGACTCCTCCCATCTCAAGGAGAATGCCTGCAAGACCAGTAGCCTTCTCTATCAGGCTTCCGGGCCCTTTGCCAGTCATAAGTGCTGAGAGAGCCTCTCTGGCTTCTAGTGCCGGGCCAACGGTGTGGCCTATAGGCTGGCCGCCGTAGGTTATGGCTACTTCCACGTACTGGCCGAGTCTTCTGCCGAGCTCTATAAAGTCCCTGGAGAGTGCCCTGGCCTGGTCGACGGTCTCGACTTTGACGCCTTTGCCCGTCGGGATATCGATGAGCACGTACTGGCTTCCCATTGCGTATTTCTTGGACATTATGCTGGCAAGCATGAGGCCGGTCGGGTCGATGCTCAGTGCACGTTCGGCCTTGATTGTTATGTCGTCAGCTGGAGCGAGGTTCAGAGCTCCGCCCCAGACCATACAGGCGCCTATCTTTTCCACTATACGTTTTATCTCGTCGAGGGAGAAGCTGACCTCTGCAAAAACCTCGACAACATCCGCCGTTCCGGCGGCGCTGGTTATCGCCCTTGAGCTGGTCTTTGGTATCGTCAATCCTGCAGCTGCAACTATGGGCACGACGAGTATGTTGGTCTTATTTCCGGGAACGCCGCCGATGCTGTGGACATCCATTATCGGCTTCCTGTCTATGTCCAGCATGTCACCGGTTTCGGCCATCGCTATCGTCAAGGCGGCTATCTCGTCCATGTCCAGACCGTTGATTTCCAGCGACGTTACAAAGGAGCTTATCTCGATATCGCGGAGCTTTCTGTCCACAATGTCCTTGATTATAGCCTCTATCTCCACCTTCCTGAGTTTCTCTCCGTGCATCTTCTTTTTGATATAGCGGACGCTTTCTGGGGTACCGCTGGGCGTTACCAGGACAACTTCTCCTTCAGAGAAACTGTGGAGCTGGAGAATGTCCCTGCTGATTCCGATTTCGCCCTCCTTTACGAGATTGCTCACAACGACACTGCCATAAACTGTCTTTTTGCCTGCTTCAATCTTCACTAGGTCGTCCGGGTGCAACTTGGCCTTTTTGGCTTCCTTCTCGTTGATGAAAACGGAATACCTCCCGCTGTACATGTCAAGTATCCTGACCTTGGCCTTCATTTCCATCCCTCCTTTTACACACGAGTTCACCCTATTGGACAGAAGAGTACTTAAATGTTTTCGACTGGTTGGCTGTTAAAGCAGGCCCAGCTGTTCGTATCGCTTGGCAGAGAAATGTAAAAAGAATCAGCTACTGATGCCGTGTCCATACTCCGTGATGGTCAGCACGCCTGAGTGGAGTTCCCCGGTGCTCAGAAGGGCTCTCACAATATCGGGGACCACTTCCCTCACTGCCGGGGGGAGGAGGCCTTCTCCCTTAAGATAATATCCAACCACCTCACTGAGGGGGGCGCTTACGAGCCTGCCTTTAAAAACCCGGACAACTTTGTCGTCCACCTCGACTATCCTGTCTGGATAGCCGAGCCTGACCTTCATAGCGCCCCACCTCCAAGTTAAGATTAAATAAAGAGACCTTTTAAAATTTAACGCCCCAGAAATGTTTAATAACAAAAGGACTAGAAAACTAAAGGTTCATTACTTCCTCTTCTATTGACTCCTCAAGGGTCTTCTCCCACTCCTCGACATCAAAGTCAACTAGCTCGCTCTCAAGGTCCTCCTTGAGGCTGGTGACACGCCTCTTGAGGGCACTCTTGGTCTCTTCGTCGTAAACGACGTAGTAGGGGTTGCTCTTGGCTGAATAGTAGAGCATAAGGAGGACGATGTTGAGCACTATGAGAATGACCACTATTCCGTAAAGCAGTGCCTCGGCCATTACCTCTTCCCTCCAAACAGCGCTTTGAAGACCCTCTTAATCGGGCTCTCTGGTTCGGGCGCCTGCCACTTAATTCCTGCGAGCTTGGCCGCGAGCTGCTT
This window of the Thermococcus thermotolerans genome carries:
- a CDS encoding phosphoglycerol geranylgeranyltransferase is translated as MKLELGRVESYIHEKLKREKLHFVLIDPDDVTPEVAGEIARMSEEVGVDAIMVGGSTGAEGDVLDGVVKAIKESSSLPTILFPGSHGGISKHADAIFFMSLLNSTNPFFITGSQALGAFTVKRYGIEPIPMAYLIVEPGETVGWIGDAKPIPRHKPKIAAAYALAGQYLGMRLVYLEAGSGAREPVPPEMISLVKRVIDVPLIVGGGIRTGEQAGKAVEAGADIIVTGTAIEKAGSLEKAREKLEELNKGIKG
- a CDS encoding DEAD/DEAH box helicase encodes the protein MYLRRDIIEPRVYQEVIYARCKETSCLVVLPTGLGKTLIAMLIADYRLSKYGGRVLMLTPTKPLALQHAESFRRLFDLSPEKINVLTGELSPKQRAELWERSVIVTATPQTVENDILTGKISLEDVVLLVFDETHRAVGNYSYVFIAGEYLKTAKHPLVLGLTASPGSDEERIREIVKNLGIERIEIRTESSPDVKPYVQRMSFEWVKVELPGIYKEVRKLLREMLKESLKPLAQFRLVSTYSPDISKREVLQAGSKINQEVARGNYELGRLRMYQAKAVKLQHAIELLETQGLTALRAYLKKLREDRRTKSSRQLMEDPRMRKVIYLLVQAKELGLDHPKMESMLSLIKEQLKKKPNSKIIVFTNYRDTGRKIVEVLRGEGVTAERFIGQASRSNDRGMSQREQKEVLDRFSRGEFNVLVATSVGEEGLDVPEVDLVVFYEPVPSAIRSIQRRGRTGRHRPGRVVILMAKGTRDEAYYWSSRRKEKGMFEAIKKIARELEKAHPHRAEIRGKVPERVEMPSKGKITPLDEFLKPKEKSEKATEKEKKAEKPTPSKEVYEKLPIKPVFVKKPKGIVVYVDNRELRSGVPKHLKELGAEIEVRTLDVADYVVSEEVGIERKSANDFIQSIIDGRLFDQVERLKRAYEKPVIIIEGELYGIRNVHPNAIRGAIAAVTLDWGVPILFSSGTEETAQFIYLMAKREQEERKKEVRLRSEKKALTLAERQRLIVEGLPYVSSTLAKRLLRHFGNVERVFTATEEELQEVEGIGKKKAREIRKVITAPYVEDEDKA
- a CDS encoding HEPN domain-containing protein — its product is MFDREEFERWLSQAEYTLRSAENDMNSKFYSWACFKAQQAAEYAVKALLFGLGVMAYGHSIKRLLDILSKEIEVPEELFDNARMLDRHYIPPRYPDAYIEGAPYEYYGEKDALEAINSAREVIAFVRRVADEVK
- a CDS encoding nucleotidyltransferase domain-containing protein, which produces MRSSELPYEGDVKKYVEALKGALRPKLVLLYGSLARGTFGLGSDVDILVISENLPKNPNERLKLLYELDRTHAPIDAKAYTPEEVKRMLLKGHPLIMDALADGKVLYADEDYLREIMAMFKMAKKKFRRFERGWIRIER
- a CDS encoding GIY-YIG nuclease family protein, with protein sequence MKGAYFLVIHLPEEREITTKGRRFVLRKGYYVYVGSAMNSLEKRVARHFRKDKKLHWHIDFLLRDAELLRAYMIPSGKRLEEKLSVEVSRHGEAVKGFGASDVRVETNLYRFEEEPDAILVGILENLRLKWKRIKSEREAIEFGGKNEA
- a CDS encoding M55 family metallopeptidase codes for the protein MRAFISLDLEGLPYIVSRQHLFVKGALYSEARKIATEIVKVTAETLHHELGFEEIIIADSHGPMVNILPEDTPDYIELVRGFPRPLSMVAFARGSDAALFLGYHAKAGTDRATFDHTYSGASIDSLEINGVEVSEFLLNSYLLGSWGIPVILVGGDRRLIETDVKTFTPWAVGVPFKESPSRYAAKSPGMRRIKAMLREGVIEAVERLKMGEAKPLVTKEPVHVKVRFLRSDMADTAELLPFVKRLDGKTVEFEARTLEEAYKIFELLTLAAAGVNAIVTR
- a CDS encoding segregation and condensation protein A, whose amino-acid sequence is MESRREEEITPVDILLQLVTMGKVDPWNIDIVDLTEKYIERLREMKELDLRVSARAILAASILVRMKSEALLHADEEEEEEHHEERIRVEVEPLAPPLRRVERYYTFDDLLDALMDALEEAEKRKPRKRKKVEIEEEVFVVDDFRVDIEKHVYRLHEIVVNMYRETREPINFWDLVFDPTPKIVARTFLYLLFLSNMGKVDLIQEEPFGEIFVVPVEEA
- a CDS encoding DUF2095 domain-containing protein, whose translation is MDEKKKRRPIDEFAWQEYDRDEFEEKFPALARELEEEGVPIAGYRTSEKKAIAEEDEMQDFSGYNPTVIDFLRRCETDDEALEIINWMEEHGEITHEMAKELRITLVQKGVRAFGSKKEWGWYEKHRKRE
- a CDS encoding AMP phosphorylase, coding for MKAKVRILDMYSGRYSVFINEKEAKKAKLHPDDLVKIEAGKKTVYGSVVVSNLVKEGEIGISRDILQLHSFSEGEVVLVTPSGTPESVRYIKKKMHGEKLRKVEIEAIIKDIVDRKLRDIEISSFVTSLEINGLDMDEIAALTIAMAETGDMLDIDRKPIMDVHSIGGVPGNKTNILVVPIVAAAGLTIPKTSSRAITSAAGTADVVEVFAEVSFSLDEIKRIVEKIGACMVWGGALNLAPADDITIKAERALSIDPTGLMLASIMSKKYAMGSQYVLIDIPTGKGVKVETVDQARALSRDFIELGRRLGQYVEVAITYGGQPIGHTVGPALEAREALSALMTGKGPGSLIEKATGLAGILLEMGGVAPAGMGKKMAREILESGKAWDKMKEIIEEQGGNPDIKPEEIPVGDKTYTFTAPTSGYITGIDNRAITGIARAAGAPEDKGAGIELYVKVGEKVKEGDPLFTIRAESEARLDQAIVFARRTEPIRIEGMVLQRIGNI